The Pseudoliparis swirei isolate HS2019 ecotype Mariana Trench chromosome 1, NWPU_hadal_v1, whole genome shotgun sequence genome has a window encoding:
- the fkbp9 gene encoding peptidyl-prolyl cis-trans isomerase FKBP9, whose product MTQCVQGMLYLSVLVAFAACNAPPVPLDDIFIEKTFVPEQCVRAVKEGDYVRYHYNGMFPDGKKFDSSYDRSSTYNVFVGKKQLIAGMDKALVGMCVNQRSLVKIPPHLAYGKKGYGETIPADSILHFDVLLLDVWNPEDGVQINTYHTPSNCSRKVEVSDYIRYHYNGTLLDGTLFDSSHTRMRTYDTYVGIGWLIAGMDQGLLGMCVGERRIITMPPSLGYGENGDGSDIPGQASLVFDVVLLDLHNPKDGITVTNQMIPESCTRKSVAGDFVRYHYNGSLLDGTFFDSSYSRNRTYDTYVGRSYVIAGMDEGLIGVCVGERRTVIIPPHLGYGEEGTGSKIPGSAVLVFDVHIIDFHNPSDSTVVIVSHKPEECDKQTKKGDFVKYHYNASLMDGSSIDSTYNYGKTYNIVLGANQVVPGMEEGLMDMCVGEKRHLVIPPHLGYGERGVTDEVPGSAVLVFDIELVDMEEGLPEGYMFIWNEDVVTDLFTEMDKDKNEQVEPSEFTDYIMQQVNEGKGRLAPGFDPYRIIDNMFSNQDRDGDGKITEAEFRLKADEAPHDEL is encoded by the exons ATGACCCAGTGTGTGCAGGGGATGCTGTATCTGTCGGTTCTGGTGGCGTTCGCTGCCTGCAACGCTCCTCCGGTACCGTTAGACGACATCTTCATTGAGAAAACTTTCGTGCCAGAGCAGTGTGTGCGCGCAGTCAAAGAAGGGGATTATGTCAGGTATCACTACAATGGCATGTTTCCAGACGGCAAGAAATTCGACTCTAG TTACGACCGTAGTAGCACCTACAATGTGTTTGTTGGCAAGAAGCAGCTGATCGCAGGGATGGACAAAGCTCTGGTGGGGATGTGTGTCAACCAGAGGAGCCTGGTCAAGATCCCACCTCACCTCGCATATGGCAAAAAGGGATACG GTGAAACCATCCCAGCAGATTCGATCCTCCACTTTGACGTCCTGCTACTCGACGTGTGGAACCCGGAGGACGGCGTCCAGATCAACACCTACCACACGCCCTCCAACTGCTCCAGAAAGGTAGAGGTGTCGGACTACATCCGCTACCACTACAATGGCACCCTGCTGGACGGGACCCTCTTCGACTCCAG CCACACCCGTATGCGTACCTACGACACGTACGTTGGCATTGGGTGGCTGATTGCCGGTATGGATCAGGGCCTTCTGGGAATGTGTGTTGGAGAGCGACGCATCATCACCATGCCGCCGTCACTTGGATACGGAGAGAATGGAGACG GAAGCGACATCCCAGGACAGGCCTCTCTGGTGTTTGACGTCGTGCTCCTGGACCTCCACAACCCCAAAGATGGGATCACAGTGACCAATCAGATGATACCCGAGTCCTGCACAAGAAAGTCCGTTGCTGGAGACTTTGTACGCTACCACTACAATGGCAGCCTCCTGGATGGAACCTTCTTTGATTCCAG CTACTCTCGTAATCGTACCTACGACACCTATGTGGGTCGAAGTTATGTGATCGCCGGCATGGACGAGGGTCTGATAGGCGTGTGCGTCGGAGAGAGACGCACCGTCATCATTCCCCCACATCTCGGCTACGGAGAGGagggcacag GCTCTAAGATCCCTGGTTCAGCCGTACTGGTGTTTGACGTTCACATCATCGACTTCCACAACCCGTCAGACTCCACCGTGGTCATCGTCTCCCACAAGCCAGAAGAGTGTGACAAGCAAACCAAGAAGGGAGACTTTGTCAAGTACCACTACAACGCGTCGCTGATGGACGGCTCGTCCATCGACTCCAC ATATAATTATGGAAAGACATATAACATCGTCCTGGGAGCCAACCAGGTAGTCCCAGGCATGGAGGAAGGACTGATGgacatgtgtgtgggagagaagaGGCACCTTGTtattcctcctcacctgggttatGGGGAGAGGGGAGTCA ctgACGAGGTCCCGGGGAGCGCTGTGCTGGTGTTTGACATCGAGCTGGTCGACATGGAGGAAGGACTTCCTGAAGGCTACATGTTCATCTGGAACGAGGACGTGGTGACCGACCTCTTTACTGAGATGGACAAAGACAAGAACGAGCAAGTGGAGCCCTCTGAG TTTACTGATTACATCATGCAGCAGGTGAACGAGGGGAAAGGTCGCCTGGCTCCTGGCTTCGACCCGTATCGCATCATTGACAACATGTTCTCCAACCAGGACCGCGATGGAGACGGGAAGATCACAGAGGCAGAGTTCAGACTTAAAGCAGATGAAGCTCCCCATGACGAGCTATGA
- the crtap gene encoding cartilage-associated protein has translation MACSTSSRLFSALVSAFFISVMHCQYEKYSFRSFPRHELMPLESAYKHALDQYTGEKWKETVEYMEVSLRLYRLLRDSEAFCNLNCSSVRLEDEHKFVEFPELRAFGNVMKRAQCLKRCKQGLPAFRQTMPSRDTIIEFEDREPYKYLQYAYFKSDNLAKAVSAAHTFLLKHPNDEMMQRNMAYYKSLPGSDEYLKDLETKSYETLFVRAVRAYNGENFRTSVSDMELSLRDFFKVYDECLAASEGPRDVKDFKDFYPSIADHYIEVLDRKVRCESELTPVVGGFVVENFVATMYHYLQFAYYKLNDLKNAVPCAASYLLFDPSDEVMKNNVAYYEFHKSRWELTEEDFLARSEALRYYNQTTMQQQMLEFSRQRLVSDDEGEVLESVDEFLDGDDLLKLEIPPKQ, from the exons ATGGCATGCTCCACTTCTTCCCGACTCTTCTCGGCGCTTGTCTCCGCGTTCTTCATCTCTGTGATGCACTGCCAGTATGAGAAATACAGCTTCAGGAGTTTCCCCAGGCACGAGCTGATGCCCCTGGAGTCCGCTTACAAACATGCACTGGACCAGTACACCGGAGAGAAGTGGAAGGAGACGGTGGAGTACATGGAGGTGTCTCTGCGGCTGTACCGGCTGCTGCGGGACAGCGAGGCCTTCTGCAACCTGAACTGCAGCTCCGTGCGGCTGGAAGACGAGCACAAGTTTGTGGAGTTTCCAGAGCTGCGGGCGTTTGGTAACGTTATGAAGAGGGCGCAGTGCCTGAAGCGCTGCAAACAGGGGCTGCCCGCTTTCAGGCAGACGATGCCCAGCCGGGACACCATCATTGAGTTTGAGGACAGAGAGCCGTACAAGTACCTGCAGTACGCCTACTTCAAG TCCGACAACCTGGCCAAGGCGGTGTCTGCCGCCCACACCTTCCTGCTGAAACACCCGAATGATGAGATGATGCAGAGGAACATGGCGTACTACAAGAGTCTGCCTGGATCCGACGAGTACCTCAAAGACCTGGAGACCAAATCCTatgag ACACTGTTTGTGCGCGCAGTACGGGCGTACAACGGTGAAAACTTCCGTACTTCGGTGTCCGACATGGAGCTGTCCCTGCGTGACTTCTTCAAGGTCTACGACGAGTGTCTGGCTGCGTCCGAGGGGCCCAGAGACGTCAAAGACTTCAAAGACTTCTACCCCTCTATAGCCG ATCACTACATCGAGGTCCTTGACAGGAAAGTGAGGTGTGAAAGTGAACTGACGCCAGTCGTAGGAGGTTTTGTGGTGGAGAATTTTGTGGCCACCATGTACCACTACCTGCAGTTCGCCTATTACAAAT TGAATGACCTGAAGAACGCAGTACCGTGTGCAGCCAGCTACCTGCTCTTTGACCCCAGCGATGAAGTTATGAAGAATAACGTGGCTTATTACGAGTTCCACAAAAGCCGGTGGGAGCTGACGGAGGAGGACTTCCTCGCCAGATCA GAGGCACTGCGATACTACAATCAGACCACCATGCAGCAACAGATGTTGGAGTTCTCCCGACAGCGCCTGGTGAGCGACGACGAG gggGAGGTGCTGGAGTCTGTAGATGAGTTCCTGGATGGTGATGATTTGCTCAAATTAGAAATACCGCCGAAAcaatga
- the susd5 gene encoding sushi domain-containing protein 5: MLDRCNTTLLLFGCLACLVVTSVVNADGRVFMLDLRISSGLQGFRAAEGACASQQARLASAEELHFAVVECFFSPCTRGWLYGGTVGTTVCNVVGGALKAVDVRTENGTEDAAHLDAFCIKDKDVLCGDPPSFPNARLQGHTGYEMGDELLYTCVPGYAIPSGHSAFSLLCDSCGEWYGLVEICVKDEIESPVDYEDKFTDSYVEAERHNERPEEGWSQLQQETSFSVKLEKEHEDQHGEPDVEGEVILRPFEGAEGEGEKDEERAIEDFIGHPRWEQESLEVVKTDAATEAPVSLLSQKHLFWFPSEASQSEESKEHDSQETHHHQSPVDVDDHEDERGGYDDPDTDDRDDRHDSSHEEPDAHDDSRHDDLDGHDSRQDKDDDHVKHYIPAQHEDLDRPDLHEEHDDHDDHDDHDDHYDMGEHEDGRSRVRSQEDEDTGREHESDEEHESDEKHDDVTDDRIHPDPDDLEEDDNHRYTDPDDHDHDDHEHDDHDHANHKHDDHHHDDHDHDDHHHDDHDHDDHHHDDHDHADHDHDDHKHDDHDHDDHEHDDHDHADHKHDDHHHDDHDHDDHHHDDHDHDDHHHDDHDHDDHHHDDHDHADHDHDDHKHDDHDHDDHEHDDHDHADHKHDDHHHDDHDHDDHHHDDHDHADHDHDDHKHDDHKHDDHDHDDHDHDDHDHDDHDHDDHKHDDHDHDDHDSHEDDNDGHQHVIFSAAADEHQNGTQKGAEGAVATDDTWLDGYPVVPEETEIADSTTESLRPEDAERGGVVRATDRPNEVEIGGPGLRTTLPEVAESPTTMSALNQGGAEWPGVIPNAAPSQPSDSPSHSDTLDYDTQQAAPTHFWQGDLTEHPFLGHGPVPPMHDGNDVVTEEHTVYNLPGETGERGEMEGEIGEAICTGDNCPPHPPSSSSRGPTVAAIIVALCAIATAVIVGVWCYRRQQQKSSVYEMNGKGQSQTRQGQQIEMQQKV; this comes from the exons ATGCTGGATCGTTGTAACACAACATTATTGCTCTTTGGATGCCTGGCTTGTCTTGTGGTGACCTCTGTTGTGAATGCAGACG gtcGAGTGTTCATGTTGGACCTCAGAATCTCCTCCGGCCTGCAGGGCTTCAGAGCCGCTGAGGGGGCCTGTGCCTCTCAGCAAGCCCGCCTGGCATCAGCAGAGGAGCTCCATTTTGCTGTGGTGGAGTGTTTCTTCTCCCCATGCACCCGTGGGTGGCTCTATGGAGGCACAGTGGG GACCACGGTGTGTAATGTTGTGGGCGGTGCACTGAAAGCAGTGGACGTGAGAACAGAAAACGGCACAGAGGACGCTGCACACCTGGACGCCTTCTGTATCAAAGACAAag ATGTGCTGTGCGGTGACCCTCCGTCCTTTCCCAACGCCCGGCTACAGGGGCACACTGGGTATGAGATGGGAGATGAGCTGCTGTACACCTGTGTGCCAGGTTATGCAATACCCAGTGGACACAGTGCCTTCAGCCTGCTGTGCGACAGCTGTGGAGAGTGGTATGGACTAGTGGAGATATGTGTCAAAG ATGAGATCGAGAGTCCCGTGGACTACGAGGACAAGTTCACCGATTCCTATGTCGAGGCAGAGCGCCACAatgagagaccagaggagggaTGGAGTCAGCTGCAGCAAGAAACAAGCTTCAGTGTCAAATTAGAGAAGGAGCATGAAGACCAACATGGAGAGCCGGATGTTGAAGGAGAGGTGATTCTTAGACCATttgaaggagctgaaggagaaggagaaaaagacgAGGAGCGAGCGATTGAGGACTTCATAGGCCATCCGAGGTGGGAGCAGGAGAGTCTGGAGGTAGTCAAGACTGATGCAGCCACAGAAGCAcccgtctctcttctctcacaaAAACACCTCTTCTGGTTCCCCTCTGAGGCCTCCCAATCAGAGGAGAGTAAAGAGCATGACAGCCAAGAAACGCACCACCACCAGAGTCCGGTTGATGTTGACGACCACGAAGACGAGCGAGGCGGCTACGATGATCCGGACACAGATGACAGAGATGATCGCCATGACAGCAGCCATGAAGAACCGGATGCCCATGACGACAGCCGCCATGATGATCTCGATGGCCACGACAGTCGCCAGGACAAAGACGACGATCATGTGAAGCATTACATTCCAGCTCAGCATGAGGATCTGGACAGACCTGACCTCCACGAAGAGCATGATGACCATGACGACCATGACGACCATGACGACCATTACGACATGGGTGAACACGAAGACGGCCGCAGTCGTGTTCGCAgccaggaggatgaagacactGGCAGGGAACATGAAAGCGATGAAGAACATGAAAGCGATGAAAAACATGACGATGTGACCGACGATCGAATACATCCTGACCCTGATGATCTGGAGGAGGATGACAACCACCGTTACACTGATCCCGATGATCATGACCACGATGACCATGAACATGATGACCATGACCACGCTAACCATAAACACGATGACCATCACCACGATGACCATGACCACGATGACCATCACCACGATGACCATGACCACGATGACCATCACCACGATGACCATGACCACGCTGACCATGACCACGATGACCATAAACACGATGATCATGACCACGATGACCATGAACATGATGACCATGACCACGCTGACCATAAACACGATGACCATCACCACGATGACCATGACCACGATGACCATCACCACGATGACCATGACCACGATGACCATCACCACGATGACCATGACCACGATGACCATCACCACGATGACCATGACCACGCTGACCATGACCACGATGACCATAAACACGATGATCATGACCACGATGACCATGAACATGATGACCATGACCACGCTGACCATAAACACGATGACCATCACCACGATGACCATGACCACGATGACCATCACCATGATGACCATGACCACGCTGACCATGACCACGATGACCATAAACACGATGACCATAAACACGATGACCATGACCACGATGACCATGACCACGATGACCATGACCACGATGACCATGACCACGATGACCATAAACACGATGACCATGACCACGATGACCATGACAGCCATGAAGATGACAATGACGGTCATCAGCATGTCATCTTTTCTGCAGCAGCAGATGAACATCAGAACGGCACCCAGAAGGGAGCAGAAGGAGCGGTCGCCACAGATGACACCTGGCTGGACGGCTACCCTGTCGTTCCAGAGGAAACAGAAATTGCTGACTCCACAACAGAAAGTTTAAGACCAGAGGATGCAGAGAGGGGGGGCGTTGTCAGGGCAACAGATAGACCTAATGAGGTGGAAATCGGTGGACCGGGCCTTCGCACCACCCTACCAGAGGTGGCCGAGTCTCCCACCACAATGTCTGCCTTAAATCAAGGGGGAGCGGAGTGGCCTGGAGTCATCCCCAACGCTGCCCCCTCACAGCCCTCAGACTCTCCCTCGCACTCCGACACCCTGGACTACGACACACAACAGGCAGCTCCCACCCACTTCTGGCAGGGCGACCTCACCGAGCACCCCTTCCTCGGTCACGGCCCAGTTCCACCGATGCACGACGGCAACGACGTCGTGACGGAAGAGCACACGGTATACAATCTGCCCGGTGAGACGGGCGAGaggggggagatggagggagagataggGGAGGCGATCTGTACAGGAGACAACTGCCCTCCCCATCCTCCGAGCTCCTCCAGCCGAGGTCCGACGGTGGCAGCGATAATTGTGGCGTTGTGTGCAATCGCCACGGCGGTTATCGTTGGGGTGTGGTGTTACCGACGGCAACAGCAGAAGAGCTCAGTGTACGAGATGAATGGGAAGGGCCAAAGTCAGACCAGACAGGGCCAACAGATAGAGATGCAGCAAAAAGTGTAA